CAGTAATCATGATTTCACTAGGCTCAATTATCATACAGCCAATTACTGATAAAAGCATTGGACGGACAGCAGTTGCAACGGGTATCCTTGTTGTTTCTTTAATTATTGTTGAATATTTACAAGTAAAGTCGAATGCATTTGAGAAGTTTATTACAGGAAAAGCAAAAGTTGTTATTGAAAATGGCCAACCTGTAGAAGAAACGTTAAAAAAACTAAGGCTAACTGTCGATCAGTTGGAAATACGGCTAAGACAACAAGGAATAGGGGAAATTTCAGATGTGAAAACTGCCACACTGGAAGCTAATGGTCAATTAGGCTATGAGTTAATTCGCGAAGCAAAGCCATTAACAATTGGTGAATTCGAGAAATTAATGGATAATTATATGAAGTCAAATCAACCTGTGAATTCACCTTTATTCAATCAATTGCACCAGGAACAAAATCAAAAGCAAAAGCAACAACCGCAACAAAATGGAAACATATTTGGTGAAGTGAAACAAAATCAAAATAACAATCCTAACCCGACACATTTGCAATAACTATATAAAAATTGATGGACTCCATTACTGGAGTTCTTTTTCACGTTATTGTACAATTTGGAATGAAAGAAAGGATGATTAGATGCTAGCAAGAAAAACAGCAATCGTAACAGGAGCAACACGAGGGATTGGAAAAGCAATCGCTGCTAAGCTTACTGAAGAAAAAATGAATGTCGTATTAGTCGGAAGTTCAAATGAAATCTATAAAGTTGAAGAAGAATTAAAAGGTAAAGGTTGTAATGTTACTGCAATCCAAGCTGACATTTCAAATGAGCAGCAAGTAAAAGAAGCAGTTGAAACAACTATCAATACATACGGTTCGCTTGATTTATTAGTTAATAATGCCGGAGTTGGCTTCTTTAAATTAGCTGAAGAAACAACGTTAGAAGAATGGCAGAAACTATTTGAAGTTAATGTCCAAGGTGTTTTCTTATGTATGAAGGCAGTACTTCCTCATATGAAAGAAAAGCGCGCTGGTACTATTATTACGATTTCATCTGATGTGGCACGTCGTACCATTGCTAATGGATCAGCATACACTGCCTCTAAATATGCAGTGCAAGGATTTTCAGGAGCAGTTTCACAGGAAGTCAGAGAATATGGCATTCGTGTAGGGACGATAAATCCTGGAATGGTCGACACTTACTTTAACAATTCGCAACAAGGGGTACCAGAAAAAGAGGATTGGCTAAAAGTAGAAGATGTTGCTAATGCTGTTGTTTATATGGCTAGTGCACCAAAACATATGGTTGTTGATGAACTTATGCTCCACCCGCTTATTCAAGAATATCCAAATGTATAAGGAATAAAAGAAAGGACGGCCAATTGGCGCGTCCTTTTATTGAACTTTTGTTATCGTGTAATCTCCGCGATCTGTTCGAAGATGAATCATATTATTATCGATATCCACATTATAAACTTCTCCCATAGCTATCTCGTAGCTGGACATTGGAAGGTCCGCAGTCATACTATCCATGATTACTTCACCATCGCCTTGTAATCGAATGACATACGGAGATATGTACCCATCCATTGTTGGCTGATTTTGCATAAAGTCTGTTGCACTTAACTGAACAGATGTTTCATCAAAGTCACCATTTTCCACTTTTCTTACTAGTAATTTACTACCTTGCCATCCCTCTAAGTTTTGTAACACTTCGGCAACTTGAATGCCCCAAGGATTTGTCATTTTCTTCACCTCAGTAAATAGTCTCACCATCTGTACTATTGAATATACTTTCGCAGATCATCCATGAAAGACAAGAAACATGAATCAATCGTAACTCTCATACATTTAAATAAAGAGATATGGAAGGGAGTATTATTAATGGATGAAAAAGTAAGTAAGGACCTGCAATACGCCATAGATGAAATAACGGAAATCGCGACAGGTTTTGGATTAGATTTTTATCCGATGCGATATGAAATATGTCCAGCTGAAATTATTTACACATTTGGTGCATACGGTATGCCAACAAGGTTTTCCCATTGGAGTTTTGGAAAACAATTTCATAAAATGAAAATCCATTATGACCTAGGCTTAAGTAAAATATATGAGCTGGTCATTAATTCCAATCCTTGCTATGCATTTTTATTGGATACAAATAGCTTAATACAAAATAAGTTAATAGTAGCTCACGTACTCGCCCATTGTGACTTCTTCAAAAATAATGTCCGGTTTTCTAATACGAAACGAGATATGGTTGATAGCATGGCCGCAACTGCAGAACGGATTAAGCATTATGAGCATGTGTACGGGAAAGAAGAAGTGGAAACATTTTTAGATGCTATTTTAGCTATCCAAGAGCATATTGATCCGTCATTACTCCGTCCTAAATTACAATGGAGTATCGATGAAGAAGAAAGTGAAGAACAAACGAAAAATCAAGGAGATTCAGCTTATGCTGATCTTTGGGCATTGGATAAAGATAATAAAGAAGAAAAGCCTACTAAAAGGAAAAAGAAACTCCCACCTAAACCTGAAAAAGATATTCTATTATTTATTGAACAATATAGTCGAGATTTAGAAGAGTGGCAACGTGATATTTTAACAATGATGCGCCAAGAAATGCTTTACTTTTGGCCACAATTAGAAACGAAAATCATGAACGAAGGCTGGGCTTCGTACTGGCATGCAAAAATATTGCAAGAGATGGATTTAGATTCAAGTGAAGCAATCGAGTTCGCTAAGTTAAATGCCAATGTTGTGCAACCGTCACGGACGCAAATTAATCCTTACTACCTTGGCGTGCAAATTTTTAAGGATATTGAAGAACGCTATAATAACCCAACAGAAGAAATGATAAAACGAGGAGTTAAGCCTGGGAGCGGACGTGAAAAAATGTTTGAAGTGCGAGAAATCGAGTCAGACATTTCCTTTCTGAGAAACTACTTAACGAAAGATCTCGTTCACCGCGAAGATATGTACCTTTTCCAAAAGCAAGGTCGCGACTACAAAATAGTAGATAAAGATTGGGAAAATGTCCGTGATCAACTCGTTAGTATGCGTGTAAATGGAGGATTTCCTTACATTACAGTAAATGATGGTGATTATCTTAAAAGCGGAGAACTTTACTTAAAACATCATTATGAAGGCATTGAATTAGATTTAAAGTATTTGGAAAAAGTTATGCCGTATATTCATCAGCTTTGGGGAAGACCGGTTCATATGGAAACTTTTTATGAAGAACGGTCAGTAGTATTTACGTATGAAGGAAAAAAGGTCCATAAAAAATATTTATAGGATTAAGAAGCAATTCGGATGGTTAGCCCATGCTGAGTTGCTTTTTTTTATAGTTTTCTCTATGAAACTATAATAATAGGTAGTAGATTATTCTGCTTATAAAAAAACATAAATGATATAAAAGCAAAAAAATCTATTGACTATTACATTTAATGTTAATATAATTGGAATTACGAAAGCGCTTTCGGTAGCGCTTCCATAAACATCGAGGTGTAATAAATATGGTTACTATATACGACATTGCAAAGAAAACAGGCTTTTCAGTAACTACAGTGTCTAAAGCATTAAACGATTATAAAGATATTAGTCAGAAGACGAAAAAGAAAATCCTCGATGCTGTTGATGAACTTGGATACCTTCCTAACTCTCATGCTAGAACGCTGACAACAAAGAAGTCTTGGACAATCGGCGTTGTATTCGTAGAATCGTTAGGTATCGGTATGAAGCACCCATTCTTTAATGCAGTTATTGAAAGTTTTAGACAAAATGTAGAAACAGCTGGATATGACTTATTGTTTGTATCTAGAAGTATTAGTAACAAGCAAAAAAGTTACTTGGAACACTTCATGTATAGGGGCGTTGATGGAGTTGTCATTGTCTGCTCTACCTATAATGACAAACAAGTCCAAGAATTAATGGATAATCCACTGCCTACAGTAGTTATTGATTTAAAAAGTGATAAGTCTAGTGTTGTTTTCTCTGACAATAGATGTGGGAGTAAGATGGCGGTCGAATACTTGTATTCGTTAGGTCATCGAAAAATCGCTCATATATCTGGCCATTCATCTACTTTTGCAGGAGAACAAAGAAAACTAGGTTTTGTCGAAGCGCTAAATGAGCTAAATTTGCCCGTTACTCAAGAATATATTGTCGATGGTAAATTTTTCTCGCGTGAAAATGGCTACAGTGCAATGGAACAACTACTAAAGTTATCTGATCCACCTACAGCAATTTTTGCCGCTGGTGATAATCTTGCTATCGGAGCTATTGAAGCAATTCGAGATGCAGGTTTTGAAGTTCCACAGGATTTTTCAGTCATTGGCTTTGATGATATTGAACTTTCAAAGTATGTTAATCCACCTTTGACAACTATTAAACAAGATACAAGTTTGATAGGTGAAAAGGCAGGAGAACTATTGCTGAAACAAATTAATGATAAAGCAAAAAATAATGAAAGTTTGACAATACCAGTTGAATTAATTATTAGAAAATCTTGTAGAAAAATATAATTTTTTATTTTGATGAATATGAAACCGGTTTCGGAACGAAAGCTATAGTGAAAACTAGAATGGTTGTATATATCATCTTAATAAAATTATATTTATGTGATTTTCGAAACCGGTTTAGTTGATGTATTAACTTTGTTAGTTAAAGACTTTCGGGTCTTTCTAAAATAAAAACAAAAAAGATAATGGGGGTACAAAAAATGAAGAAATTTTTAAGTCTTTTTCTTACTCTTACTTTATTAGTAGGTGTTTTCGCTGGATGTTCTTCAGACGAAGGTAGCTCAGACGATATTTTAAGAGTATGGTCATTTACTGATGAATTACAAGAACCAATTACAATTTTTGAAGAAAGACATGGTGTGACGGTTGAATTCACTATCATTCCAACGGCTGACTATCCAACAAAGTTAAAGCCAGTTCTTGAAAGTGGAGTTGGTGCTCCTGACGTATTTACAGGTGAAATTGCCTTCTTAAAGCAATGGACAGAACGTAACTACTGGGAAAACTTATCTGCTGCACCATACAATGCTGATGAGTTAGCAGGAGATTTTGTACCTTATGTATTTGATTTAGGTAAAGATGCTGACGGTAATGTAAAAGCACTTTCTTGGCAAACAACTCCAGGAGGAGTATTCTACCGCCGTAGTATCGCTAAAGATGTTCTTGGTACTGACGATCCTGCAAAAGTAGGACAAATGATGTCTTCATGGGATGGATTATTTGAAGTCGGTGAAAAATTAAAGCAAGACGGATATCGTTTATTCCCAGATGAAGGTGCACTTCGTTGGTTTGCTAAAGGGGAAGACCCACAACCATGGGTTAACGAAAATAATGAGTTAATTATGACGCAATCGAAATTAGATTATTTTGATAATGCTAAAAAGTTACGCCAAAAAGATTACACTGCATTCGCTCCTGAATGGTCACCATCTTGGTTCGCAGCTATGAATGGACCAATCGCTTATAACGGTGGTTGGGAAGAAGTAAATGAAGAAGCAGATGATAAAACAGAAGTATTTGCTTATGCTTTACCTACATGGGGATTACACCACGTATTAAAAGCTAATGCTGAAGATACAGCTGGAGATTGGGCTTTAACTTCAGGTCCTACACCTTATTTCTGGGGTGGAACTTGGGTTGGTATTTACAGTGGTTCTGAAAAGAAAGATCTAGCATGGGAATTCGTAAAAATGATGACACATGATGAAGAATTCTTAACTGATTGGGCACTAAAAACTGGAGATGTTTTATCTTATCTACCTGTTACAAACAAAATTAAAGATGATTTTAGTGATGAGTTCTTAAGCGGACAAAACAACTATACTTTCTTCCTTGAAGAAGCGAAGAAAATTGAGCCTGGAATTGTTACTAAGTATGATCAACAACTTGATACATTATTCGGTGGGAAAATCCTTGAGTATGTAGAAGGTAAATTAACAAAAGAAGAAGCATTAGAGGAGTTTTATAAAGCTGTAAAGAATGCTTATCCAGATATTAAAACACCTAATAACTAAGAACACATAAGCAAATAAAGAAAGGGATAGAAGTCTCGATTTCTATCCCTTTTTCTTTCAACATAAAGAAAGAAGGAGAGCTTTATGAAAAAACTAGATTATAAAGGCTATTATTTTATAGCACCATTCTTTTTGGTGTTTGCAATATTTAGTATTTATCCAATACTTTTAACTTTTTATTATACATTTACTCGTTATGAAGGATATGGAGAACCAGTTTTTATTGGACTTGAAAATTATGCCCGAATTTTAACTGACACTTACTTTTTAGAGGCATTTATTAATACATGGAAAATTTGGGGATTTAACTTTGCCCTGCAACTAGGTATAGCTTTACTTCTAGCAGCTTTATTTTCAGATCTTCGATTTAAAGTTAAAGGGCTTGGCTTTTTCAGAGCAATTTTTTACTTGCCAAACTTAATTACTATTAGTTCAGTAGCAATTTTATTTAGCATTATGTTAGATTGGCAATATGGATCAATAAATCAATTCTTAATGAAGCTTGGAATTATTAATGATCCAATTAATTGGCTAAATTCACCATTTACAGCTCAAGTTTCGGTATCGTTAATTTTAACTTGGATGTGGTTTGGATATACGTTTATTGTATTAATGGCAGGGGTATCGGGTATATCAAAAGAGTACTATGAAGCCGCACTAATAGATGGTGCAAATAGATGGCAAACATTTATTTATATTACATTGCCCCTATTAAAACCAATTATGTTATATGTGTTAATTACATCATTAATCGGTGGACTGCAATTATTTGATTTACCAATGTTGTTAACAGATGGTCTAGGTAGTCCGGAAGGCTCGTTAAATACGATGGTTTTATATCTATATAACCAAGCTTTTAAGTACAATAACTATGGATATGCAGCAACAATTGCATACGCATTATTCTTAATCACTGTAGTTTTCTCAGTGATAATATTTAAATCGATGTATCGCGATGTTAAATTGTCTAAAAAGAGGGGGAATATGTAATGAAGAAAAAAAACAGATTTAGTAAACCAATTATATATATTCTCTTAATTCTTTTAGCGATTATTAGCTTCATTCCATTCTATATGATGATTGTAAATGCTACGAGAGACAATAAAGACATTCTTATGGGCTTCACTTTCGTACCTGGAAGTAGTTTGATTGATAACTACAAAACGATGATGGAATATGTCAACATTTGGAATGGTTTTAAAAATAGTTTGATTGTATCCATATCTGTTACGGTGCTTAGTGGATATTTTTCAGCGCTAACAGCGTTTGGGTTTGCAGTTTATAATTTTAAAGGAAAAAATATTCTGTTCCTGTTTATGTTATTAATGATGATGGTTCCTGGGCAACTAGGTTTAATTGGATTTTACGAATTAAATAAAGTACTAGGCACGCTTGATTCCTTTATTCCTTTAATTGTTCCTTCTATTGCAAGTCCGTTTGTCGTGTTTTTCTTAAGACAATATCTTAGCTCAACAATGCATCCTGCACTATTAGAAGCAGCTAGAATAGATGGAGCAAGTGAATTTAAAATCTTCCATTCTATTGCTCTACCAATCATGATGCCAGCAGTTGCAACAATGTCAATCTTTACTTTTATCGGATCTTGGAATAACTACATCGTTCCTTTAGTTGTATTATTTTCACCTGAAAAGTATACATTGCCAGTATTAATGGGCTTCTTAAAAGGCTCACAAGTTGCACAAAACTTAGGTTCGTTATATCTTGGAATTGCAATATCAGTAGTTCCAATTATGATTGCGTTCTTATTCTTCTCTAAATATATTATAAGTAGTATTTCAGCAGGATCTGTAAAAGAATAGAAAAGAGGTAGGTTAATTTGAAATTAAAATTTTCAAAGGACTTTATATTCGGTACGGCAACATCTTCCTACCAAATAGAAGGTGCTATCAATGAAGGCGGAAGAACTCCTTCTATATGGGATACTTTTTCTGAGACTCCTGGGAAAGTATTAAATGGAGATACTGGAGCAATTGCTTGTGACCACTATCATCGATATGAAGAAGATATCGAGATTATTAAAAGTTTAGGTGTTGATTCATACCGTTTTTCGATTGCTTGGCCAAGGATCTTTCCTAAAGATGGAGAGTATAACGCTGAAGGTATGGAGTTTTATAAAAACCTATCTATGAAACTTGTAGAAGCTGGTATTAAGCCATTTGTAACACTATATCATTGGGATATGCCACAGTGGGCGCATGAAAAAGGTGGATGGGTTAGTAGAGACTCTGTACAGTGGTTTAAAGAATTCGCAGAAAAATGTTTTGAAGAGTTAGATGAATATGTAGGAATGTGGATTACACATAATGAACCATGGTGTGCGGCACTTCTAGGGTACCATCAAGGAGTTCATGCACCTGGGCATACAAATATGGAAGAAGCATTAAAAGCTGCACATCATATTATGTTATCTCATGGTGAAGCAGTAAAATTATATAAAGAAGAGATGAAACTTAAAAAGTCCATAGGTATAACGTTGAACCTATCACCTGTATATGGTGCTAGTGATAGTCAAAATGATCAATTAGCTGCCAATAACTTAGATGGATATGTAAACCGCTGGTTCCTTGATCCAATCCTTAAAGGTAACTATCCAATGGACATGATGAATTTATATTCTAAATATGTTCATTCTTATGACTTCATTAAAGAAGGAGACTTAGAGTTAATTGCCTATCCATCAGACTTCCTTGGAATTAACTTTTATAACCGCCAGTTAGTAGAGTTTCATTCTGCTTCAGACTTTTTATTTAAGTCAGCATATTCCGATTATCCAAAATCAGGTATGGGTTGGGACATTTCTCCAAAGGAGTTTAAAGAACTAATTTATAGACTTCGTGAAGAATATACTGACTTACCTATTTATATTACAGAAAACGGAGCTGCCTTTGATGACGTATTAGAGGAAGATGGAACTGTTCATGATAAAGATAGAGTTAGCTATGTGGAACAACATCTAACTGCTGTTGCTGAGTTAAATAATGAGGGACATAATATCGCTGGATACTATTTATGGTCTTTATTAGATAATTTTGAATGGGCATTTGGCTACGAAAAGCGCTTTGGAATAACGTATGTAGATTTTGACACGCAAAAACGTTACTTAAAAGATAGCGCAAAAAGATATACAGAAATAGTAAAAGCAAGAGAAATATAAAATTTTTTTGAATATTCACGAAACCGATTTCGTTAATTAAATGGAGTGAGTAAATTGAACTATACCCCAAAAGAAGACCGCTATGAAAAAATGATTTATAACTATTGTGGCAATAGTGGCTTAAAGCTTCCTGCAATATCGTTAGGTCTATGGCATAACTTTGGCAAAAACGACGACTTTGAAAACGCTCGAAAAATGATTCAAACTGCTTTTGACTTAGGGATTACACATTTTGATTTAGCTAACAATTATGGTCCACCTGCAGGTAGTGCGGAAGAAACATTTGGTGAAATTTTACGAAGCGACTTAGACGGTTATCGCGATGAACTGTTAATTTCAACGAAGGCCGGATATGGAATGTGGGAAGGCCCATACGGAGATTGGGGTTCAAGAAAATATTTAATATCTAGTCTTGACCAGAGCTTGAAGCGTTTAGGGTTAGACTATGTGGATATTTTTTATTCACATCGGTTTGACCCAAACACTCCATTGGAGGAAACAATCGGTGCATTAGACCAAATTGTGAAACAAGGAAAAGCATTATATGTAGGAATTTCTAATTACCCTGCACAAGAAACAAAACGTGCCTCCGAGCTATTAAAGGAGCTAAAAACTCCTTTTATTATCCATCAGCCAGCCTATTCGATGTTCAATCGCTGGGTTGAAGATGGTTTAACGGATGTACTAGAACAAGAAGGGCTAGGAGCAATTGCATTCCAACCTCTTGCCCAAGGGTTATTAACTAATAAATACTTAAATGAAATGCCGAAAGACTCTAGAGCTGCAAGTGAAAGTGTATTTTTAAATCAACATGATTTAACAGAAGAAAAATTAATGCAAGTTCGAAAATTGAATGATATAGCTCAAGAGCGAGGACAAAGTCTAGCACAAATGGCAATTGCTTGGGTGTTACGCAAGAAAACGATTGCCTCGGCATTAATTGGAGCTAGTCGTCCAAGCCAAATTATTGAAAATGTTGAGGCTATTTCTCATTTAGAGTTTAGTGAAGAGGAACTTCAAAAAATTGATAAAATTATAAATGCTTAAACAGCTTTAGAGGCTAGGAGTGTTATGAATGTCAGTAGTAAAAATGATTCTAACAGCTAAAGATTCAGAAGATCGTTTGACGGAAAAACATAGTGTTAAATTCACTGAAAATAATAGTGAAAATGCGGATATTTTAATTGATTCTGCAACAACATATCAAAAGATTTTAGGATTTGGTGGAGCGTTTACAGAAGCAACTGCCTATACTCTTTCACAAATGTCGAGAGACAAAAGAAGTGAAGCTATTAAAAGCTATTTCGACCAAAAGGACGGCTTAGGATATACGATCGGAAGAGTCCATATTCACAGTTGTGATTTTGCATTAGAGAATTACACATATGTGGAAGATAATGACGTCGAGTTGAAATCATTTAATATTGAAAGAGATTATAAGTGGGTTATTCCAATGATTAAGGATGCAATGGAAGCGAAGGGAAGTTCTATTCCTTTACTAGCATCGCCATGGAGTCCACCTGCTTGGATGAAAACGAATAATGAAATGAACCATGGTGGTAAGTTGCTACCTGAATATAGAGATACATGGGCAACATATTATACGAAGTTTATTGATGCATACCAAAGTGAAGGATTAGATGTTTGGGGAATTACAATTCAAAATGAACCAGCAGCTGTTCAAGTTTGGGACTCTTGTATTTATTCAGCAGAGGAAGAAAGAGACTTCGTAAAAAATCACCTAGGTCCAATTATGCATAAAAACGGACATGAAGATGTAAAAATAATCATTTGGGACCATAATCGAGACATTATTGTTGAACGTGCTTCAACAGTATTGGAAGATCCTGAAGCTGCAAAGTATGTTTGGGGTACAGGTATTCACTGGTATGTTAGTGAAGAATTTGAAAAGGTAGGCGAAGTTCACGACCGTTTCCCTGACAAACATTTACTATTTACCGAAGGATGCCAAGAAGGTGGCGTAAAGCTTGGGGAATGGTTTACAGGTGAACGTTATGGTAGAAATATGATTGGTGACTTAAATAACTGGGTGGAAGGCTATTTAGATTGGAACATGGTCCTTAATGAAGAAGGTGGGCCAAATCACGTTCGCAACCTATGTGACGCACCTATCATAGCTGATACACAGACAAATGAGTTGCATTATAACAGTTCTTATTATTATATTGGTCATTTTAGTAAATACGTTCGCCCTAATGCGATGAGAATTAAAGTGACGAACAAAAATAAACAACTTCAAACAACAGGTTTCCTTAATGAAGATGGAACTCTAGCAATTATTGTAATGAATGAGACGGATAATACTAGTATTTTCTCTATGGGGTACAAAGGGCAAAGTTGTCAATTAGAGTTACCGCCACATTCTATTGCTACCTATTTGTTTGAAAAGTAAAAACTATAAAAATGATGTTTGGGGTGAAGGTTAATTAATCTTCACCTTATTCATATGACATGATTAATGAGGTGGAAAAATTAATGTCTAATAAAAAATACTCATTCGATGAAAAGAATAGATTTGTAATCGAGGATTATGATAAAGCGAAGACGTTTTCTAGCTTTTTACCTGGTATCGCTGGTGTAAAAGGAATACCAATGTGGACTTTTTACGTGAACCGTGGACAAGGAATTTGTAGTTTTGGTGTAAAAGATAAAAACTCACCGATTATGGAGTTTTCACCTGCCAATATTGCCTATAAAAATGTTCCTGTTAGTGGTTTTCGAACATTTATTAAGCTAAAAGATACTGGAAAAGTCATTGAGCCTTTTGCTCCTACTCCCATTAATCCAAAGATAAAAAGAAACATGTATGTTAGTGCGAACCAACTTACGATTGAAGAAGTAAATAACGTGGAAGGGCTTAAAGTAACGGTAGACTATTTTAATATTCCTGAAACAAACTTTGCTGGTTTAGTTCGTAAAGTAGTAATCACTAACCTTAAAGGTGAAGATGTTGAGGTTGAAGTACTTGATGGAATGCCAGAAATACTTCCATATGGTGTTGAGAATGCCGCTTATAAAGAAGTTGGAAATCTCTTAAGAAGTTGGATGGAAGTATACAACATGGAAAATCAAATTCCATACTACCATGTTAGAGCGAGCATGGGCGATGAAGCAGAGGTTTCTGAAGTAACAAAAGGCCATTTCTACTTAACTTTTACAGAAGAGGAAAAGTTGATTACGCCAATTGTTGATGCAGAATTAGTATTTGGACAAGATCAATCGTTGCAAAATCCAGAAAGGTTTATGAGTAATTCGTTAACAGAAATCATGAATTCTTCACAAGTAACGGCAAATAAAGTTCCATGTGGTTTTACACCTACAACTAGCAAGATTGGTTCGAATAAAAGTCATACGATTTGCAGTATTATTGGACATGTATCGTCGATTGAACTAATTCAGAACCAAGTAGATGAAATGACTAGTATTAACTTCATTGAAGAGAAGCAAAGGGTAGCAAACGAGTTAGTTAAGGAGTTAACAAATACAATAAATACGTCAACATCATCAAATGTGTTTAATGAGTACGCACGCCAAAGTTATTTAGATAACTTACTCCGAGGCGGCTACCCTTATATTTTGGAAAATGGCAAAGATGGATTCGTTTATCATTTATTTTCTAGAAAACATGGAGATTTAGAGCGCGACTATAACTTTTTCTCGATAGCTCCGGAATACTATTCGCAAGGAAACGGTAATTTCCGTGATGCTAACCAAAATAGAAGAAATGATATTTACTTTAATCCTAAAGTGGGAAGATTTAATGTCAAAATGTTTATGAGCTTAATCCAAGCAGATGGTTATAATCCACTTTCTGTTGAAGGATGTTCATTTACAATTAAAAACGACAATAAAGCAAGTGTTAAGGACTTGCTTGAACGATATGTAAATAGTCATAAGCAAGAGTTAGAAAAGCTTTTGCAAGGTAAGTTTACACCAGGTAAAATCGTAAACTATTTGACAAACGAAAATGTTGATTTATCAATAAGTGAAGATGAGTTTCTTGTTGAAGTATTAAAACTTTCAGAGCAAAATATCGAAGCAAGCTTTGGTGAAGGCTTTTGGGTAGACCATTGGACATATAATATGGACTTGGTTGAAAGCTATCTAGATATTTATCCTGAACAATTAGAAGATTTTATGTTTGTTGATAGCAGTTATACTTTCTTTGATAGCCCAGTATACGTCCTACCAAGAAGTGAAAAGTATGTATTATCAAAAGGTAAGGTAAGACAATACGGTTCAATCTTAGAAGATGAAGAAAAAATGGAAAAGCTAGGTATTTCATTAAATGATACAAACTGGTTACGAACGAATCATGGCTTAGGGGATATTTATAAGACAAACTTATTTGTTAAGTTAGTATCATTGTCTTTAAATAAGTTTGCTACTTTAGATCCTTTTGG
This genomic interval from Lottiidibacillus patelloidae contains the following:
- a CDS encoding DUF421 domain-containing protein; this encodes MEAYLETAGKAFILFTVGILFLRVAGRKSISQMTLAQTVIMISLGSIIIQPITDKSIGRTAVATGILVVSLIIVEYLQVKSNAFEKFITGKAKVVIENGQPVEETLKKLRLTVDQLEIRLRQQGIGEISDVKTATLEANGQLGYELIREAKPLTIGEFEKLMDNYMKSNQPVNSPLFNQLHQEQNQKQKQQPQQNGNIFGEVKQNQNNNPNPTHLQ
- a CDS encoding SDR family oxidoreductase, with amino-acid sequence MLARKTAIVTGATRGIGKAIAAKLTEEKMNVVLVGSSNEIYKVEEELKGKGCNVTAIQADISNEQQVKEAVETTINTYGSLDLLVNNAGVGFFKLAEETTLEEWQKLFEVNVQGVFLCMKAVLPHMKEKRAGTIITISSDVARRTIANGSAYTASKYAVQGFSGAVSQEVREYGIRVGTINPGMVDTYFNNSQQGVPEKEDWLKVEDVANAVVYMASAPKHMVVDELMLHPLIQEYPNV
- a CDS encoding SpoVR family protein, producing the protein MDEKVSKDLQYAIDEITEIATGFGLDFYPMRYEICPAEIIYTFGAYGMPTRFSHWSFGKQFHKMKIHYDLGLSKIYELVINSNPCYAFLLDTNSLIQNKLIVAHVLAHCDFFKNNVRFSNTKRDMVDSMAATAERIKHYEHVYGKEEVETFLDAILAIQEHIDPSLLRPKLQWSIDEEESEEQTKNQGDSAYADLWALDKDNKEEKPTKRKKKLPPKPEKDILLFIEQYSRDLEEWQRDILTMMRQEMLYFWPQLETKIMNEGWASYWHAKILQEMDLDSSEAIEFAKLNANVVQPSRTQINPYYLGVQIFKDIEERYNNPTEEMIKRGVKPGSGREKMFEVREIESDISFLRNYLTKDLVHREDMYLFQKQGRDYKIVDKDWENVRDQLVSMRVNGGFPYITVNDGDYLKSGELYLKHHYEGIELDLKYLEKVMPYIHQLWGRPVHMETFYEERSVVFTYEGKKVHKKYL
- a CDS encoding LacI family DNA-binding transcriptional regulator translates to MVTIYDIAKKTGFSVTTVSKALNDYKDISQKTKKKILDAVDELGYLPNSHARTLTTKKSWTIGVVFVESLGIGMKHPFFNAVIESFRQNVETAGYDLLFVSRSISNKQKSYLEHFMYRGVDGVVIVCSTYNDKQVQELMDNPLPTVVIDLKSDKSSVVFSDNRCGSKMAVEYLYSLGHRKIAHISGHSSTFAGEQRKLGFVEALNELNLPVTQEYIVDGKFFSRENGYSAMEQLLKLSDPPTAIFAAGDNLAIGAIEAIRDAGFEVPQDFSVIGFDDIELSKYVNPPLTTIKQDTSLIGEKAGELLLKQINDKAKNNESLTIPVELIIRKSCRKI
- a CDS encoding ABC transporter substrate-binding protein, with protein sequence MKKFLSLFLTLTLLVGVFAGCSSDEGSSDDILRVWSFTDELQEPITIFEERHGVTVEFTIIPTADYPTKLKPVLESGVGAPDVFTGEIAFLKQWTERNYWENLSAAPYNADELAGDFVPYVFDLGKDADGNVKALSWQTTPGGVFYRRSIAKDVLGTDDPAKVGQMMSSWDGLFEVGEKLKQDGYRLFPDEGALRWFAKGEDPQPWVNENNELIMTQSKLDYFDNAKKLRQKDYTAFAPEWSPSWFAAMNGPIAYNGGWEEVNEEADDKTEVFAYALPTWGLHHVLKANAEDTAGDWALTSGPTPYFWGGTWVGIYSGSEKKDLAWEFVKMMTHDEEFLTDWALKTGDVLSYLPVTNKIKDDFSDEFLSGQNNYTFFLEEAKKIEPGIVTKYDQQLDTLFGGKILEYVEGKLTKEEALEEFYKAVKNAYPDIKTPNN
- a CDS encoding carbohydrate ABC transporter permease, with product MKKLDYKGYYFIAPFFLVFAIFSIYPILLTFYYTFTRYEGYGEPVFIGLENYARILTDTYFLEAFINTWKIWGFNFALQLGIALLLAALFSDLRFKVKGLGFFRAIFYLPNLITISSVAILFSIMLDWQYGSINQFLMKLGIINDPINWLNSPFTAQVSVSLILTWMWFGYTFIVLMAGVSGISKEYYEAALIDGANRWQTFIYITLPLLKPIMLYVLITSLIGGLQLFDLPMLLTDGLGSPEGSLNTMVLYLYNQAFKYNNYGYAATIAYALFLITVVFSVIIFKSMYRDVKLSKKRGNM